From Pseudoalteromonas sp. R3, one genomic window encodes:
- a CDS encoding CTP synthase, producing MSTKFIFVTGGVVSSLGKGIAAASLAAILEARGLNVTILKLDPYINVDPGTMSPIQHGEVFVTEDGAETDLDLGHYERFIRTKMTSRNNFTQGRVFEDVLRRERKGEYLGATIQVIPHITNDIKRRVLEGAEGHDIAIVEIGGTVGDIESQPFLEAIRQLGTELGREHALFMHLTLVPFLGAAGEVKTKPTQHSVKELRSIGIQPDILVCRSNCKLPANERAKIALFTNVEEKAVISLQDVDSIYKIPALLKSQELDDLVCRRFYLDVPEADLSEWEQVLYQESNPTGEVTIGMVGKYIELPDAYKSVNEALKHAGLKNRVTVNIEYVDSQDIESKGTELLDHLDAILVPGGFGNRGVEGKILAAKYARENKVPYLGICLGMQVALIEYARNVAGLEGANSTEFDAKSPHPVVGLITEWLDADGNVETRTEESDLGGTMRLGAQLCHLKEGSKVRDVYGNAEITERHRHRYEVNNHYVERLEQAGLAFTGLSEDKKLVEIIENKDHPWFIAAQFHPEFTSTPRDGHPLFEGFVAAAFSYQKADS from the coding sequence ATGAGTACAAAATTTATCTTCGTAACGGGCGGAGTTGTTTCCTCCTTGGGTAAAGGTATTGCAGCTGCTTCATTGGCTGCGATATTAGAAGCGCGTGGTTTAAACGTCACTATCCTTAAGCTGGATCCTTATATCAATGTTGACCCTGGCACGATGAGCCCGATCCAACATGGTGAAGTCTTTGTGACGGAAGACGGCGCAGAAACTGACCTGGACTTAGGTCACTACGAGCGTTTCATTCGCACCAAAATGACCAGCCGCAACAACTTCACGCAGGGTCGTGTTTTTGAAGATGTACTGCGTCGCGAGCGTAAAGGTGAATACCTGGGCGCGACCATTCAGGTAATCCCACACATCACCAACGACATTAAACGTCGTGTATTGGAAGGTGCTGAAGGCCATGATATCGCGATTGTCGAGATCGGTGGTACTGTAGGTGACATTGAGTCACAACCTTTCCTTGAAGCTATCCGTCAGCTGGGTACAGAGCTGGGCCGTGAGCATGCTTTATTTATGCATCTGACCTTAGTACCTTTCCTTGGTGCTGCAGGCGAAGTAAAAACCAAGCCAACTCAGCACTCAGTGAAAGAGCTGCGTTCAATTGGTATTCAGCCTGATATTCTGGTGTGTCGTTCAAACTGTAAATTACCAGCTAATGAGCGTGCCAAGATTGCGCTATTCACTAACGTGGAAGAGAAAGCGGTAATCTCATTGCAGGACGTAGACAGCATCTACAAAATCCCGGCACTGCTTAAATCACAGGAACTGGATGACCTGGTTTGTCGTCGTTTCTACCTGGATGTACCAGAAGCAGACTTGTCTGAATGGGAACAGGTGTTATATCAGGAATCAAATCCAACGGGTGAAGTGACCATTGGTATGGTTGGCAAATACATTGAATTGCCAGACGCATACAAGTCAGTAAACGAAGCGCTTAAGCATGCTGGTCTGAAGAATCGAGTGACTGTAAATATCGAGTATGTCGATTCACAGGATATCGAGAGCAAAGGTACTGAACTACTGGACCACCTCGACGCAATTTTGGTACCGGGCGGCTTTGGTAACCGGGGTGTTGAAGGTAAGATTTTGGCGGCCAAATATGCCCGTGAAAACAAGGTGCCTTATCTGGGTATCTGTTTAGGTATGCAGGTTGCGTTGATTGAATACGCGCGCAACGTAGCGGGCCTTGAAGGTGCTAACTCAACTGAGTTCGATGCTAAGTCTCCACATCCTGTAGTTGGCCTGATCACTGAGTGGTTAGATGCAGATGGTAACGTTGAGACCCGAACTGAAGAGTCAGACTTGGGCGGCACGATGCGCCTTGGAGCACAGCTGTGTCACCTTAAAGAAGGCTCAAAAGTACGCGACGTATACGGCAATGCCGAGATCACTGAGCGCCACCGTCATCGCTACGAGGTAAACAACCACTACGTTGAGCGCCTTGAGCAGGCTGGTCTTGCCTTCACTGGTCTGTCGGAAGACAAGAAACTGGTAGAGATCATCGAAAACAAAGATCACCCCTGGTTTATTGCGGCTCAGTTCCACCCTGAGTTTACGTCAACGCCGCGTGACGGCCACCCTCTATTCGAAGGGTTCGTTGCAGCTGCGTTCAGCTACCAAAAAGCTGATTCTTAA
- the eno gene encoding phosphopyruvate hydratase, translated as MSKIVKVIGREVMDSRGNPTVEADVHLESGAWGRACAPSGASTGTREALELRDGDKARYLGKGVLTAVNYVNNEIAAALNGHNALEQRAIDQLMLDLDGTENKEKLGANAILAVSLATAKAAAQEKGVALYEHIADINGTAGQYSMPVPMMNILNGGEHADNNVDIQEFMVQPVGAKSFREALRMGAEIFHSLKKVLKSRGLNTAVGDEGGFAPDLKSNEEALEVIVEAVAAAGYEMNKDVTLALDCAASEFYKDGKYDLQGEGKAFDSEGFAGFLADLAARYPIVSIEDGLDESDWAGWKILTDKIGDKVQLVGDDLFVTNTKILKRGIDEQIGNSILIKFNQIGSLSETLDAIKMAQDAGFTAVISHRSGETEDATIADLAVGTAAGQIKTGSLCRSDRVAKYNQLLRIEEALGDKAVYKGRSEIKGQ; from the coding sequence ATGTCAAAAATCGTAAAAGTGATTGGCCGTGAAGTTATGGACTCACGTGGTAACCCTACCGTTGAAGCCGATGTTCATTTAGAGTCGGGCGCATGGGGCCGCGCATGTGCACCATCAGGTGCATCAACAGGAACTCGCGAAGCACTTGAATTACGTGACGGAGATAAAGCTCGTTACCTGGGTAAAGGTGTACTGACCGCGGTAAACTATGTTAACAACGAAATCGCAGCAGCCCTGAACGGACACAATGCCCTTGAACAACGTGCAATTGACCAGCTGATGCTGGACTTAGACGGCACTGAAAACAAAGAAAAGCTGGGTGCCAACGCGATTCTGGCTGTGTCTTTAGCAACGGCTAAAGCGGCAGCACAAGAAAAAGGCGTCGCACTGTACGAGCACATTGCAGACATCAACGGTACAGCTGGCCAGTACTCTATGCCTGTACCTATGATGAACATCCTGAACGGCGGCGAACACGCTGACAACAACGTTGATATTCAGGAGTTCATGGTTCAGCCAGTGGGTGCGAAAAGCTTCCGTGAAGCACTGCGCATGGGCGCAGAAATCTTCCACAGCCTGAAGAAAGTATTGAAATCACGCGGCCTCAACACCGCGGTAGGTGATGAAGGTGGTTTTGCACCAGATCTTAAGTCAAACGAAGAAGCGCTGGAAGTGATCGTTGAAGCGGTTGCAGCAGCGGGCTATGAAATGAACAAAGACGTGACATTGGCACTGGATTGTGCGGCGTCTGAGTTCTACAAAGATGGCAAATACGACCTGCAGGGCGAAGGTAAAGCGTTCGACTCTGAAGGCTTTGCTGGCTTCCTGGCAGATTTGGCTGCACGTTACCCAATCGTGTCTATCGAAGATGGTCTGGACGAAAGCGACTGGGCTGGCTGGAAGATCCTGACAGATAAGATCGGTGACAAAGTACAGCTGGTGGGTGACGACCTGTTCGTTACTAACACTAAGATCCTTAAGCGTGGTATCGATGAGCAAATCGGTAACTCTATCCTGATCAAGTTCAATCAAATTGGTTCACTGTCTGAAACTCTGGACGCAATCAAGATGGCACAGGACGCAGGCTTCACTGCGGTTATCTCTCACCGCTCAGGCGAAACAGAAGACGCAACCATCGCTGATTTAGCTGTGGGTACCGCTGCTGGTCAAATCAAGACTGGCTCATTGTGTCGTTCTGACCGTGTTGCTAAGTACAACCAGTTGCTACGTATCGAAGAAGCGCTGGGCGACAAGGCTGTCTATAAAGGTCGCAGCGAGATCAAAGGTCAGTAA
- the mutH gene encoding DNA mismatch repair endonuclease MutH gives MQKPTPPRSIAELMTRVDAIAGQTLGEVAAQFHFKTPQDLNREKGWPGQLIEYVLGASAGSKPVPDFEFIGVELKTLPIGYNGKPLETTYVSVVPLTNLTGLRWQDSTVKKKLNHVLWLPILAERDIPPVNRTIGTGFLWQPNKLQEYQLQRDWEEQIELIALGRVDEISGKLGEVMQIRPKAANSKALTDAIGPQGKLIKTLPRGFYLKMQFTQGILAEQFVG, from the coding sequence GTGCAAAAGCCCACTCCCCCACGCTCAATTGCTGAACTCATGACTCGTGTTGATGCCATTGCCGGACAAACTCTGGGAGAGGTAGCCGCGCAGTTTCATTTTAAGACCCCTCAGGACTTAAACCGCGAAAAAGGCTGGCCAGGTCAGCTGATTGAATATGTGCTTGGCGCCAGCGCAGGCTCGAAACCCGTGCCTGACTTTGAGTTTATTGGTGTCGAGCTAAAGACCTTACCCATTGGGTATAATGGAAAACCGCTCGAAACCACTTATGTGTCTGTGGTACCACTGACTAACCTGACTGGATTACGCTGGCAAGACAGCACCGTTAAGAAAAAACTGAATCATGTCTTATGGCTACCTATTTTAGCCGAGCGGGATATTCCCCCTGTGAATAGAACTATCGGCACGGGATTTCTCTGGCAACCCAATAAACTCCAGGAATACCAGTTACAGCGTGACTGGGAAGAACAGATTGAATTAATTGCACTGGGGCGTGTGGATGAGATCAGTGGCAAGCTGGGCGAGGTCATGCAGATTAGGCCGAAAGCCGCCAACAGTAAAGCCCTGACCGATGCCATTGGCCCACAGGGCAAACTCATAAAAACCCTGCCCCGCGGGTTTTATCTGAAAATGCAGTTTACTCAGGGTATCCTGGCCGAGCAGTTTGTGGGGTAA
- the rppH gene encoding RNA pyrophosphohydrolase → MIDAEGFRANVGIVICNNQGQVFWARRYGQHSWQFPQGGVDEGETPEQTMYRELHEEVGLRPEDVEIVASSKHWLRYKLPKRLIRKDSSPVCIGQKQKWFLLKLKCKDEDVDLMRTHHPEFDDWRWVSYWYPVRQVVSFKRDVYRRVMKEFAPFAMPFNRKEHSHKDHWRRR, encoded by the coding sequence GTGATTGATGCCGAAGGATTTCGTGCCAATGTAGGTATTGTTATTTGTAACAATCAGGGGCAGGTATTTTGGGCGCGCCGCTATGGTCAGCATTCATGGCAGTTTCCGCAAGGTGGTGTGGATGAAGGAGAAACGCCAGAACAAACCATGTACCGAGAACTGCATGAAGAAGTTGGATTGCGGCCGGAAGATGTAGAAATCGTTGCAAGCTCAAAACATTGGTTACGCTATAAATTGCCAAAGCGACTGATCCGCAAAGATTCAAGCCCAGTCTGTATTGGCCAAAAGCAAAAGTGGTTTCTACTGAAACTCAAGTGCAAAGATGAAGATGTAGACTTAATGCGGACTCATCACCCCGAATTTGATGATTGGCGCTGGGTAAGTTATTGGTACCCGGTACGTCAGGTGGTCTCATTTAAACGCGATGTGTATCGCCGGGTAATGAAAGAGTTTGCGCCGTTTGCAATGCCGTTCAACCGCAAAGAGCATTCGCATAAAGATCACTGGCGACGCCGTTAA
- the ptsP gene encoding phosphoenolpyruvate--protein phosphotransferase translates to MLATLRTIAEVVSQQDNLETALSRFVMMVKEAMHTECCSVYFADYSQDNFVLMASDGLNPDAVGQFRVGFTEGLVGLVAQREEPINIAHAQSHPRFKLHAEVHEEGYNAFLSVPVVHQRKVLGVIVVQQREERVFSHDEESFLITLSAQLASQLAQVELQSVLKQDASSHKTSVLKGVASAPGIALGEAFVVIPKLDFASIESQQCEQIHQQRQLFQQAVAATRQEFHVLKNTLSDSLPKEALAVFEVYQQLLDARSLGQRVEQELEQGWNAKSALKHVIVELVTQFEAMSDPYIRERAVDVRDLGLRVLHHLVSTESMVKSYPDNTILIANELTPAMLAEVPKDKLKGVISVHGSANSHASILTRAMGIPAIWGIEDIPLLQFDGKDMILDAYAGRVYISPSDVLRNEYSALKLKEGQLHDKFEAEHHLSSVTADGERISLLLNAGLDLSTEHLSAKYCDGVGLYRTEAWFMQRGQFPSQAEQESWYRDVLARYHPEPVIMRTLDIGGDKVLDYFNISEDNPFLGWRGIRVTLDHPELFLDQLKAMLKANAGLGNLRIMLPMVSHTEEVDEALALLEQAYFELQEEWADQFYTIDKPDIGVMLEVPSSIFLLPEWAEKVDFCSVGSNDLTQYLLAVDRANAQVAELFEPYHPSVLRVLKKIADDCQQLELPFSLCGELGGEPEGAILLVAMGFRRLSMNISSLNKIKWTLRRLAVKDMETLLNQCLMVSSAKQVHRLLREFLIAHGLSELLYTKSDTA, encoded by the coding sequence GTGTTAGCAACATTACGGACTATCGCAGAGGTAGTCTCACAGCAGGATAACCTCGAAACGGCTTTATCTCGCTTTGTGATGATGGTAAAGGAAGCAATGCACACTGAGTGTTGTTCCGTTTATTTTGCCGATTATAGTCAGGATAACTTTGTACTGATGGCCAGCGATGGCCTCAACCCGGATGCTGTCGGGCAATTTCGGGTTGGCTTCACCGAAGGGCTTGTTGGGCTGGTTGCTCAGCGAGAAGAGCCCATCAATATTGCCCATGCACAAAGTCACCCCAGGTTTAAGCTGCATGCAGAAGTGCACGAGGAAGGCTATAACGCCTTTTTGTCAGTGCCGGTTGTGCACCAGCGCAAAGTACTGGGCGTGATCGTTGTTCAGCAGCGTGAAGAGCGGGTCTTTAGCCACGATGAAGAGTCTTTTTTAATTACGCTGTCCGCGCAGCTGGCCTCTCAGCTTGCACAGGTTGAGTTACAGTCGGTGCTCAAGCAGGATGCGTCCAGTCACAAAACATCGGTACTCAAAGGTGTGGCCAGTGCACCTGGTATTGCACTGGGTGAGGCCTTTGTGGTTATCCCCAAGCTAGACTTTGCCAGCATTGAATCTCAGCAATGTGAGCAAATCCATCAGCAGCGCCAGTTATTCCAGCAAGCGGTGGCCGCGACCCGACAAGAATTTCATGTATTAAAAAACACCCTCAGTGACTCTTTACCCAAAGAAGCCTTGGCTGTCTTCGAGGTGTATCAGCAATTACTGGATGCACGTAGTCTGGGGCAACGTGTAGAGCAAGAGCTGGAGCAGGGCTGGAATGCGAAATCAGCATTAAAGCATGTGATTGTGGAGTTGGTGACGCAATTTGAAGCTATGTCAGATCCATATATTCGGGAGCGAGCGGTTGATGTCAGAGATTTAGGGCTCAGAGTGCTACACCACCTGGTCAGCACGGAAAGCATGGTAAAAAGCTATCCGGACAATACCATTTTAATCGCCAATGAACTGACACCGGCGATGCTGGCCGAAGTACCTAAAGACAAACTCAAAGGGGTCATCAGTGTTCATGGCTCAGCGAATTCACATGCCTCTATTTTGACCCGGGCAATGGGTATCCCGGCTATCTGGGGGATTGAGGACATTCCCTTGCTGCAATTCGATGGCAAAGACATGATCCTCGACGCCTATGCTGGCCGTGTCTATATTTCGCCTTCTGATGTGCTGCGCAATGAATATTCTGCACTGAAGCTTAAAGAGGGTCAGCTGCACGATAAATTTGAAGCCGAGCATCATTTATCTTCCGTAACCGCTGATGGTGAACGGATAAGCCTGTTGCTTAATGCTGGCCTGGACTTGTCTACCGAGCACCTCAGTGCCAAATACTGTGATGGTGTGGGTTTGTATCGTACTGAAGCCTGGTTTATGCAGCGAGGTCAATTTCCTTCTCAGGCGGAACAGGAGAGTTGGTATCGGGACGTACTGGCCCGCTATCACCCTGAACCTGTGATTATGCGTACGCTGGATATTGGTGGTGATAAAGTCCTGGATTACTTTAATATCAGTGAAGATAACCCGTTTTTGGGTTGGCGAGGGATCAGGGTGACTCTGGACCATCCTGAGTTATTTTTAGATCAGCTCAAAGCCATGCTTAAAGCCAATGCGGGGTTAGGTAACCTGAGAATTATGTTGCCTATGGTCAGTCATACTGAAGAGGTCGACGAAGCGCTGGCACTGCTGGAACAGGCATACTTTGAATTACAGGAAGAATGGGCGGATCAGTTTTATACCATAGATAAGCCTGATATTGGCGTGATGCTGGAAGTGCCATCAAGTATCTTTTTACTGCCTGAGTGGGCCGAGAAGGTCGACTTTTGCTCGGTGGGCAGCAATGACCTGACCCAATATTTGTTGGCTGTTGACCGCGCTAATGCACAGGTAGCGGAACTGTTTGAGCCTTATCACCCAAGTGTCTTGCGCGTACTGAAAAAAATAGCCGACGATTGTCAGCAGCTAGAGCTGCCCTTCAGTTTATGTGGGGAGCTTGGCGGAGAGCCGGAAGGTGCTATTTTACTTGTTGCCATGGGATTTCGCCGCCTCAGTATGAATATTTCGTCTTTGAACAAAATAAAATGGACGTTACGTCGGTTGGCCGTCAAAGATATGGAAACCTTGCTTAATCAGTGCCTGATGGTATCCAGTGCCAAACAGGTTCATCGTCTGTTACGTGAGTTTCTGATAGCGCATGGTCTGAGCGAGCTACTTTATACCAAAAGCGATACGGCCTGA
- a CDS encoding sulfite exporter TauE/SafE family protein has translation MTISVLLILCCALLGCVVGFLAGLLGIGGGLIIVPVLSAILLYFDVLESDYVIVVAIATSLASILFTSTSSALAHHRNHNVPWDIAPWVMAGVAVGALISGFMVALIPVHWVKWTFVISVLLIAAKMVFSSQSNAPEKSRSLPSGPVLASITTLMGALSAMIGIGGGVLIVPLLSYFSVDMRKAIGCAAVSGIVIALFGSVGYVVSGGQALKLTDGFAGFVYLPALFGIVLTSWFVAPIGAKATHYLPVPVIKKVFALLLVVIAGKMLFY, from the coding sequence ATGACAATCAGTGTGTTACTCATTCTATGCTGTGCCTTACTTGGCTGTGTCGTCGGCTTTCTGGCCGGGTTACTCGGTATCGGCGGGGGGCTGATCATTGTACCTGTATTGTCGGCCATTCTGTTGTACTTCGATGTGCTGGAAAGTGACTATGTAATTGTTGTCGCGATAGCGACTTCACTGGCTTCAATCTTGTTTACCTCAACCTCTTCTGCGCTGGCACATCATCGTAATCACAATGTACCCTGGGATATCGCCCCCTGGGTAATGGCGGGCGTCGCGGTGGGGGCTTTGATCAGTGGCTTCATGGTCGCCCTTATCCCGGTGCACTGGGTAAAGTGGACGTTTGTCATTTCTGTGTTGTTAATCGCCGCTAAAATGGTATTCAGTTCACAATCAAATGCCCCTGAAAAGTCGCGTAGTTTGCCCTCCGGCCCTGTTTTGGCAAGCATCACGACCTTAATGGGCGCGTTGTCGGCCATGATTGGCATTGGCGGTGGGGTGTTAATTGTGCCGCTGCTCAGTTATTTTTCTGTCGATATGCGTAAAGCAATTGGCTGTGCCGCGGTTAGCGGCATCGTGATTGCGTTGTTTGGTTCCGTTGGTTATGTGGTCTCGGGGGGCCAGGCATTGAAATTGACAGATGGGTTTGCCGGTTTTGTGTATTTACCGGCGTTATTTGGTATTGTGCTGACTTCTTGGTTTGTCGCTCCTATCGGGGCCAAAGCAACGCACTATCTGCCAGTGCCTGTGATTAAGAAAGTGTTCGCGTTACTGCTCGTGGTGATTGCGGGAAAAATGTTATTTTATTGA
- the lgt gene encoding prolipoprotein diacylglyceryl transferase translates to MALQFPEIDPIIFSIGPLSVRWYGVMYLIGFAFAMWWANKEADKPNSGWTKDEVSDLLFYGMLGVILGGRIGYVLFYQFSHFLENPMYLLRIDQGGMSFHGGALGVIAGIFIFAWRFKKSPLAVGDFVVPMVPVGLLAGRIGNFINGELWGRATDVPWAVVFPTGGPIARHPSQLYEAFLEGLVLFIILIWYRKQERPAGSVAGLFLLGYGTFRFIVEYFREPDAHIGLYAGMISQGQILSLPMVIGGLGLMLWSHKRTATARA, encoded by the coding sequence ATGGCTTTGCAGTTTCCAGAAATCGATCCAATCATATTCTCGATTGGACCCCTAAGTGTACGCTGGTATGGCGTAATGTATTTAATCGGTTTTGCGTTTGCGATGTGGTGGGCAAACAAAGAGGCTGACAAGCCCAATTCTGGCTGGACCAAAGATGAGGTCAGTGATCTGCTGTTTTACGGCATGCTCGGCGTGATCTTGGGTGGCCGAATTGGCTATGTGTTGTTTTATCAGTTCAGTCACTTCCTTGAAAACCCTATGTATTTACTACGTATCGATCAGGGCGGCATGTCATTCCATGGTGGCGCACTGGGTGTGATAGCCGGTATTTTTATCTTTGCATGGCGGTTTAAGAAATCTCCGCTGGCTGTGGGCGATTTTGTTGTGCCTATGGTACCGGTTGGTTTGCTCGCGGGGCGTATCGGTAACTTTATCAATGGTGAGTTATGGGGCCGGGCTACGGATGTTCCGTGGGCGGTGGTTTTCCCGACTGGAGGTCCGATTGCTCGCCATCCATCGCAACTTTATGAAGCATTTCTGGAAGGCCTAGTGTTGTTCATTATACTGATTTGGTACAGAAAACAGGAACGTCCGGCGGGAAGCGTTGCTGGCCTGTTTTTACTCGGTTACGGCACTTTCCGTTTCATTGTTGAATACTTCCGCGAACCGGATGCACATATCGGCTTGTACGCAGGTATGATTTCTCAGGGACAGATTTTGTCCTTACCTATGGTGATCGGTGGTCTGGGTTTGATGCTCTGGAGCCACAAGCGTACTGCGACAGCACGCGCTTAA
- a CDS encoding thymidylate synthase, with the protein MKVYLELLRDVLENGTQKGDRTGTGTRSVFGRQIRHNLKDGFPLLTTKKLHFKSIANELIWFLKGDTNKTWLNENGVKIWDEWALEDGELGPIYGKQWTAWPTKDGDDINQIDYVVDTLKNNPNSRRILFHGWNVEYLPDESMSPQENVEAGRMALPPCHLLYQFYVADGKLSGQLYIRSSDIFLGLPYNIASLSLLVHMLAQQCDLEPGEVIVSFGDLHAYSNHMEQIEQQLQREPKGLPTLKILRKPESIYDYQFEDFAIEGYNADPNIKAPVAI; encoded by the coding sequence ATGAAAGTGTATTTGGAGTTATTGCGAGATGTATTAGAAAACGGCACCCAGAAAGGGGACCGCACTGGTACAGGTACGCGCTCCGTGTTTGGCCGTCAGATCCGCCATAACCTCAAAGATGGCTTTCCTTTGCTGACCACCAAAAAGCTACACTTTAAGAGTATTGCCAACGAGTTAATCTGGTTTCTTAAAGGCGACACCAATAAAACCTGGCTCAATGAAAACGGCGTTAAAATCTGGGACGAGTGGGCGCTGGAAGATGGTGAGCTGGGTCCAATATACGGTAAACAGTGGACGGCCTGGCCCACTAAAGACGGTGATGATATTAACCAGATCGACTATGTTGTTGATACACTAAAAAACAATCCCAACAGCCGTCGTATCCTATTCCATGGCTGGAACGTTGAGTATCTGCCGGACGAGTCGATGAGCCCACAAGAGAATGTTGAGGCTGGTCGTATGGCCTTACCTCCGTGTCACTTGTTGTATCAGTTTTATGTCGCAGACGGTAAGTTATCCGGACAGTTGTATATTCGCAGCTCAGATATCTTTCTTGGGTTACCCTATAATATCGCCAGCTTGTCTTTGTTGGTACATATGCTGGCGCAACAATGTGATCTGGAACCCGGGGAGGTCATTGTCAGCTTTGGTGATTTGCATGCCTATTCAAATCATATGGAGCAGATTGAGCAACAGTTGCAGCGTGAGCCTAAGGGACTACCGACGTTGAAAATTTTGCGCAAGCCTGAGTCTATTTATGACTACCAGTTTGAGGATTTTGCGATTGAGGGCTACAACGCCGATCCCAATATCAAAGCGCCCGTTGCAATTTGA
- a CDS encoding DUF4402 domain-containing protein yields the protein MEKLMNKYSLLSILAAMPLLAAAQPAEFKASVTVRNIFTFENAEPLSFGTIRASGDTGGVETATLVIAANPNTAPRADSTDVTKAEIAILEPGTPAKFTVDGVSPYATLTITDPTETDVLPKDLPPTTPGFKLGTFTYYVTSGTSPAPATTTVQADAEGKIAFNVGATLTTTSAAAGNYIDGEYEGTFSVELSY from the coding sequence ATGGAAAAGTTAATGAACAAGTACTCTCTACTCTCAATTCTGGCTGCAATGCCTTTACTGGCTGCTGCGCAGCCTGCGGAATTCAAAGCATCCGTAACAGTAAGAAATATTTTCACCTTTGAAAATGCTGAACCGCTTAGCTTCGGTACTATACGTGCCAGTGGCGATACAGGTGGTGTAGAAACGGCAACTTTGGTTATTGCTGCCAACCCTAATACAGCTCCTCGGGCTGACTCAACCGATGTAACAAAAGCTGAGATTGCTATTCTGGAACCCGGTACTCCGGCAAAGTTTACCGTTGATGGCGTTTCACCTTACGCGACATTGACTATTACCGATCCGACAGAAACCGATGTGTTGCCGAAAGATCTACCACCTACAACACCCGGTTTCAAACTAGGTACATTCACTTACTATGTAACATCTGGTACTTCACCAGCCCCGGCAACAACCACAGTACAGGCTGATGCTGAGGGTAAAATTGCGTTTAATGTAGGTGCAACACTGACCACAACCAGTGCCGCTGCAGGAAACTATATTGACGGTGAGTACGAAGGTACGTTCAGTGTTGAGCTGAGCTACTAA
- a CDS encoding DUF4402 domain-containing protein codes for MKALLLLVSLIGSMYCQASIILNADLNFGTVIVADPSVVGTVTVSRGGGTSSSGSIHVVEKGHPAELILESFPIGVYLNISTDILDDELAHTQLISQGKLRVIQLHHPVRVFTDRYGRARLVIGGTLQSMPNAGSYLDGQYETTISVEVSY; via the coding sequence ATGAAGGCGCTTTTATTACTCGTCAGTTTGATAGGCAGTATGTACTGTCAGGCGAGTATTATACTCAATGCTGACCTTAATTTTGGTACTGTTATTGTGGCAGACCCCAGTGTGGTCGGCACTGTCACTGTGTCCCGGGGTGGTGGAACAAGTTCCTCTGGCAGTATTCATGTGGTTGAAAAAGGTCACCCAGCTGAGCTGATACTGGAGTCCTTCCCCATTGGTGTTTATCTGAATATCTCAACAGATATACTTGATGATGAGCTGGCGCATACTCAACTTATCAGCCAGGGCAAATTACGTGTAATACAGCTCCACCATCCAGTCAGAGTCTTTACTGATAGATACGGTCGCGCCCGGCTTGTGATAGGTGGCACATTGCAGAGCATGCCCAATGCAGGCAGCTACCTGGATGGGCAGTATGAGACAACAATCAGCGTCGAAGTTAGCTATTAA
- a CDS encoding fimbria/pilus periplasmic chaperone yields the protein MSEQDNPKRLSGLLRMTPKQVRLAPGERQVVKLALRRKKDMAAGEYRSHLFFQALPEKKDSAQQGVGIRLNMIMSYSIPVIYRQSASVPRVTIDDAKMSRSESGRYDTVSLALSRQGDASTFGQVSVFWRGHNKAKWQEAAIVSSYSIYPEVSQSHLQLKLIDPSIVQGARSGELKVVYTGSGEYQGLPFAERTFSVTLR from the coding sequence GTGTCCGAGCAGGACAACCCGAAACGTTTAAGTGGCTTGCTCAGAATGACACCCAAACAGGTGCGCCTTGCACCGGGTGAGCGTCAGGTCGTAAAACTCGCTTTGCGCCGGAAAAAAGACATGGCTGCGGGAGAGTACCGCTCACATCTGTTCTTTCAGGCATTACCTGAGAAAAAAGACTCTGCACAACAGGGAGTTGGGATCAGGCTTAACATGATCATGAGTTACAGTATTCCTGTGATTTACCGTCAATCGGCATCCGTGCCTCGTGTGACCATTGATGATGCAAAGATGAGCCGCTCAGAAAGCGGTCGTTACGACACTGTTAGCCTGGCGCTGTCACGTCAGGGTGATGCAAGTACGTTTGGCCAGGTCAGTGTATTTTGGCGCGGGCACAATAAAGCTAAGTGGCAAGAAGCCGCCATAGTGAGCAGCTACAGCATTTATCCCGAGGTCAGTCAGTCTCACTTGCAGTTAAAACTGATAGACCCGAGCATAGTGCAGGGCGCGCGCTCAGGGGAATTAAAAGTCGTGTACACCGGCAGTGGCGAATATCAGGGACTGCCATTTGCAGAGCGCACTTTCTCTGTCACTTTACGCTGA